From Toxorhynchites rutilus septentrionalis strain SRP chromosome 2, ASM2978413v1, whole genome shotgun sequence, a single genomic window includes:
- the LOC129764275 gene encoding uncharacterized protein LOC129764275, with product MVDTQGFAEQLGSSNTFRCSMAKVHCFLVEGVDRQKTAIKWKLEHNKTEMSATGGGPNTMYSFNELEETIIRILSLERAVNHNGVVFGIQSSGISTKSTSADDVQGIIPCDEERNVEEIAVNGEPMLDNTPRERSVKRPSNIRGRERANKRNIRKVMLENQTADLCEIKRHVSDCARYARKSYFLYEKRLQLEENKFNFKKHMMLQKEKYRAKQLQYQMQLLQYKKQKLNFKMGRITDTKDADDDSKSTQDDSDE from the exons ATGGTTGACACTCAAGGATTCGCTGAACAGCTTGGGTCCTCCAATACGTTCCGTTGCAGCATGGCAAAAG ttcactgCTTTCTGGTTGAAGGTGTGGACAGACAAAAAACTGCAATTAAATGGAAATTGGAGCATAATAAAACTGAAATGTCGGCTACTGGAGGTGGGCCGAACACCATGTATTCCTTCAATGAACTGGAGGAAACCATTATCCGTATCCTTTCCTTAGAAAGAGCGGTCAATCACAATG GGGTTGTTTTTGGAATTCAATCATCCGGAATTTCTACAAAGAGTACATCCGCGGATGATGTGCAAGGTATTATTCCTTGCGATGAGGAGCGAAACGTCGAGGAGATTGCAGTGAATGGCGAACCTATGCTCGATAATACACCCCGGGAGAGGTCAGTGAAACGTCCGTCGAACATTCGTGGCCGTGAACGAGCGAATAAACGGAATATACGGAAGGTTATGCTCGAGAATCAAACAGCCGATCTTTGTGAGATAAAGCGCCATGTATCGGATTGCGCTCGATATGCTCGAAAATCGTACTTTTTGTACGAAAAGCGTTTGCAGTTGGAggagaataaattcaatttcaaaaagCATATGATGTTGCAAAAGGAAAAATACAGAGCTAAACAGTTGCAGTATCAGATGCAGCTGCTgcagtataaaaaacaaaaacttaacTTCAAAATGGGACGGATAACTGATACTAAAGATGCAGACGATGATTCGAAATCGACCCAGGACGATAGTGACGAGTAG